The proteins below are encoded in one region of Methanosarcina barkeri 3:
- a CDS encoding FtsX-like permease family protein, producing MAIRQLRLKKLRSLLILLGIAIGVASVVAVVSFGEGLRINAVEEIQKSRDLTLIDVSPGLKDDGLTLISESKVEELKEYGKLVCPYVKDAYVSPSGSYFDLFGVQEDYSTANELELAGGGWFESGQNQIVFGSDLWGKLEKLDGAKIGTPITAKLRLYGSDGRPVDKEVSFTPVGYLKPTGNEIDNEAFMRLESAKELSQKDYYDGALVKVESSSLVSDTRRQIEKLGLTTSSAQDEIDSVNRIMNGVTLVLVFFSSITLLVGGLMVINTMVVSVYERTREIGISKALGASESDILRMFLAECLFIGALGGIFGDLFGILLSTLIDRVGRPLLISRLGIENIGHLTALNPEILVAGFVISLFVSVLSGIYPAWRAAKMDPIKALRHL from the coding sequence ATGGCAATAAGGCAGCTGCGTCTTAAAAAACTCCGAAGCCTGCTGATCCTCCTTGGAATCGCAATTGGAGTAGCATCTGTAGTAGCCGTCGTCTCTTTCGGAGAAGGTCTCCGTATCAATGCGGTAGAAGAGATCCAGAAGTCCCGGGATCTGACCCTGATTGATGTTTCTCCAGGTTTAAAGGATGATGGACTCACTCTTATAAGTGAGTCAAAAGTGGAAGAACTAAAAGAATATGGAAAGCTTGTTTGTCCCTATGTAAAGGATGCCTATGTTAGCCCTTCGGGGAGCTATTTTGATCTATTTGGTGTTCAGGAAGATTACAGCACTGCAAATGAGCTTGAGCTTGCCGGAGGGGGCTGGTTCGAGAGTGGACAGAACCAGATTGTGTTTGGAAGTGATCTGTGGGGAAAACTGGAAAAATTGGACGGAGCCAAAATAGGGACACCGATAACAGCCAAGCTTCGCCTTTATGGAAGTGACGGAAGACCAGTCGATAAGGAAGTAAGTTTTACTCCAGTGGGGTATCTAAAGCCAACCGGAAACGAAATCGACAATGAAGCTTTTATGAGGCTTGAATCTGCAAAAGAACTCAGCCAAAAGGATTATTATGACGGGGCTCTGGTTAAAGTGGAAAGTTCCTCTCTTGTTAGCGATACAAGAAGACAGATAGAAAAACTCGGACTTACTACTTCAAGTGCCCAGGACGAAATTGATTCCGTTAACCGGATAATGAATGGGGTGACTCTTGTCCTTGTCTTTTTTTCAAGTATTACCCTGCTTGTAGGTGGACTAATGGTGATCAACACTATGGTCGTCTCGGTCTACGAACGAACCAGGGAGATAGGGATCTCAAAAGCTCTTGGAGCTTCGGAATCTGACATTCTGCGAATGTTTTTAGCCGAATGTCTGTTTATCGGAGCGCTTGGAGGAATTTTTGGAGATCTTTTTGGTATTCTTCTCTCAACGCTCATAGATAGAGTGGGGAGGCCACTGTTGATATCACGGCTCGGAATAGAAAATATTGGCCATCTGACTGCCTTAAACCCCGAGATTCTTGTAGCCGGTTTTGTAATTTCCTTATTTGTGTCCGTGCTTTC